Within the Streptomyces sp. YIM 121038 genome, the region CGAGAACGGCCACGACGACGGGACGGGCGCCGTGGCCGCGGCGCGGGCGCGACGGTCTTGACGGCAAGGGACACCTCCAAGTGGAACGACGACGAGCGAGCCCTAGATCGTTAGGTAAGGCTAACCTAATCTAAGATCTCGTCATCAGGGAACCACACGACAGGACGGTGGACTTCGGTGCGTAAGTCGCGCTCACTCCGGATGGCCGGCGCCTTGGCGGCCGTACTCGCCCTCGCCCTCAGCGGCTGCGGATCCTCGGGTGACGGCGGCTCAGGAGGCGGGAACGCCAAGGCGAGGACGGCCCACGCCGACCGCCTCGAACCGCTCAAGGGCACGCCGGAGCAGAAGCTCCCGGCGACCGTCGAATCCGCCGACGGCAAGAAGGTCACGGTCGAGGACACCAGCAGGATCGTGCCGCTCAGCGGCGGCCTGAACGAGATCGTGTTCACGCTGGGCCTCGGCGGACACGTCGTGGGCCGGGACATCACCGCGACCTTCGAGCAGGCCGGGAAGCTGCCCGTCGTGACGCGGGCCCACGACGTGTCGGCGGAGAGCGTGCTCTCCCTGAAGCCGACGGTCGTCCTCGCCGAGAGCACCACGGGACCGGCGGAGGCCGTCGACCAGATCCGGGACGCGGGCGTCCCGCTCGTCGTCCTCGACCCGGCCAAGGGCCTGGACGACGTCGGCCCGCGCATCGAGGCGGTCGCGAAGGCCCTCGGCGTGCCGAAGGCGGGCGCGGCCCTCACCTCCCGTACGGAACAACGGCTCGACAAGGTGCGCCGGTCCGTGCCCGCCGGGGCGAAGAAGCCGCGCGTGGCCTTCCTCTATCTGCGCGGCTCGGCCTCCGTGTATCTGCTCGGCGGCCGCGAATCGGGCGCCCCGTCGCTGCTCGAAGCGGCGGGCGCCGTCGACGCGGGCAAGGAGTCGGGCCTGAAGAAGGACTTCACGGCGATCACCAGCGAGGCCCTCGCGAAGGCGGCGCCCGACGCGATCCTGGTGATGTCCAAGGGGCTCGACTCGG harbors:
- a CDS encoding ABC transporter substrate-binding protein produces the protein MAGALAAVLALALSGCGSSGDGGSGGGNAKARTAHADRLEPLKGTPEQKLPATVESADGKKVTVEDTSRIVPLSGGLNEIVFTLGLGGHVVGRDITATFEQAGKLPVVTRAHDVSAESVLSLKPTVVLAESTTGPAEAVDQIRDAGVPLVVLDPAKGLDDVGPRIEAVAKALGVPKAGAALTSRTEQRLDKVRRSVPAGAKKPRVAFLYLRGSASVYLLGGRESGAPSLLEAAGAVDAGKESGLKKDFTAITSEALAKAAPDAILVMSKGLDSVGGVDGLVKIPGVAETPAGMDRRVVSVEDGVLLNYGPRTDRVLASLVDQLYGDAE